One window from the genome of Schistocerca piceifrons isolate TAMUIC-IGC-003096 chromosome 1, iqSchPice1.1, whole genome shotgun sequence encodes:
- the LOC124779239 gene encoding uncharacterized protein LOC124779239, with amino-acid sequence MPGSTEDGQAYKSAKKEAKRAVAKAKAESVREAYEQLQKNQDVRQLIRIGKSRDKASKDLTAIKQMKDKTGIILHDHGKIINRWLNYFEKLLNEENVRVKSEEGGANEGLTKDISGDEVELAVEKMKNGKAVGPDQIPVEVWKCLGKKGIELF; translated from the coding sequence ATGCCCGGAAGTACTGAGGATGGACAAGCatacaaaagtgcaaagaaggaggcAAAACGAGCCGTGGCTAAAGCTAAAGCTGAATCAGTAAGGGAGGCAtacgaacaactacagaaaaatcaggatGTAAGACAACTGATACGGATAGGCAAATCAAGAGATAAAGCTTCTAAGGatctaacagcaataaaacaaatgaaagataaaacaggaataattctgcatgaccatggaaaaataatcaataggtggttgaattattttgagaaattgctgaatgaagaaaatgtaagagtGAAAAGTGAGGAAGGAGGGGCAAACGAAGGATTAACGAAGGATATAAGTGGAGATGAAGTCGAACTGgcagttgaaaagatgaaaaatgggaaggcagTTGGCCCAGACCAGATCCCCGTTGAGGTATGGAAGTGTCTCGGTAAAAAGGGAATTGAGCTCTTTTGA